One Microbacterium keratanolyticum DNA window includes the following coding sequences:
- a CDS encoding flagellar export protein FliJ, whose amino-acid sequence MAFPLAGLLRVRGTQERIAAEQLSLASERHRLAEAAVSTAEESVAAIDTEIQDGATLLAMAAARSAGASMLADLRALTEMTAAEQADAQTTHVAARRELKGLERLESAHQSEADKADRDREQSALDEIAVVMTVRRGGQDA is encoded by the coding sequence AGGAGCGCATCGCGGCCGAGCAGCTGTCGCTCGCGAGCGAACGACACAGACTGGCGGAGGCAGCGGTGTCGACGGCAGAGGAATCGGTGGCGGCCATCGACACCGAGATCCAAGACGGCGCAACGCTGCTTGCGATGGCCGCTGCGCGATCCGCCGGTGCCAGCATGCTCGCGGATCTGCGAGCCCTCACGGAGATGACAGCAGCGGAGCAGGCGGACGCCCAGACGACCCACGTCGCCGCACGCCGCGAGCTCAAGGGGCTGGAGCGGCTGGAGTCCGCGCATCAGAGTGAAGCAGACAAGGCGGATCGGGACCGTGAGCAGAGCGCGCTCGACGAGATCGCCGTCGTCATGACGGTGCGCCGTGGAGGGCAGGACGCATGA
- a CDS encoding flagellar hook assembly protein FlgD: MPVAPVTQTPPPTSIHTGTTTDPSARKQTLDGEVFLRLLVTQLTNQDPSSPMDTNAMISQTTELAMMEQITALTNTSSEAFALNMRQAATAIIGHEVSYKGPDGATITGIATKVSFDGPIPLVTVGGKSVSLDALTAITSTTPTADAPAA, encoded by the coding sequence ATGCCTGTTGCACCTGTGACCCAGACGCCACCGCCCACGTCCATCCACACCGGGACCACCACGGATCCGAGCGCGCGAAAGCAGACCCTCGATGGTGAAGTGTTCCTCCGCCTGCTGGTGACGCAGCTGACCAACCAGGATCCCTCGAGCCCCATGGACACGAACGCGATGATCTCGCAGACGACCGAGCTGGCGATGATGGAGCAGATCACGGCGCTCACGAACACGAGCAGCGAGGCCTTCGCGCTCAATATGCGTCAGGCAGCCACAGCCATCATCGGCCATGAGGTCTCGTACAAGGGACCCGACGGCGCCACGATCACGGGGATCGCCACGAAGGTCTCCTTCGACGGGCCGATCCCGCTCGTCACCGTCGGCGGCAAGTCCGTCTCGCTGGACGCGCTCACCGCCATCACCTCCACCACGCCCACGGCCGACGCGCCGGCCGCCTGA